From the genome of Mucilaginibacter paludis DSM 18603:
CAGGCCCCGATCAGTTGATGCAATTTTTAAATCTGCTTAAAAGCATGCTGGCCATTAATACCAAATTGGAGCCGCTATCTTCATATGGCGATATACCGGCAATAACCGAGAACGAGGGGATCAGGATAGGGAATATTTATAACTACATTATGCAGAATTACAGCGAGCCTATCACTTTAGAAGATGTTGCCAAAGCTGCATACATGACATCCGAATCTTTTTGCCGTTATTTTAAAAAGCATACGGGGCATACTTTTATCTCTTTTTTAAATGAGATCAGGATCAACGAGGCGTGTAAAAAACTCACTGCGCATAAATTTGAAAGCATTTCTACGGTAGCCTATAAATGCGGATTTAAGAGTATCACCAATTTTAACCGGGTTTTTAAATGCGTGATAGGAACGTCGCCGCGCGAGTATCTGGATAACTATATTAATAACGTGAGCAACGCAACCAAAATAGCCAGCTGATTATTTGAAAATACTTTACATAAAGCCTTCCTCATTGCTTTTTCGCGTATCGGGATTAATCTGGAATGGTTAAAAAACTGCTAATAGAGGATAAGTTAAGTAATGATGCTGTAGCTTATCCTTTTATTTTTGTCTTAGGGATTTAGCGCCATGCTATTTCTCAATCTCATCATTTTTTCGTTTTTCTTCTTGCATCATGATTTATTTAAGAAAAGATTCGGTTTTAAATACGTATCGGTTTTTGATTTTAGCCATCGCATTTTTCGGTACCATAGCCTGTTGTTTTGCAACCGCCGCCGCCCAAACTATGGCTACTGCAGGTATGTACGAGCAGGCCAGCGAGGTTAGCGGTACAGTAGTGAGGTACGGGCAAGATATTACCGCTTTACAGGAATATTACTGGCCCTATAAGCTTAACCTAAAAGAGGAGGAGCAGTACAAGGACAGGGTGCTCAACTCGCCGGAACAGCGTAAAAGGTTAGTGGAGATCAATAACGACTATTTGAAGCAACTTGATAAAATCGATTTTAATTCTATCAGCATTTATGGTAAGGTTGATTACATCTTGCTTAAAAAGAAGATCAATTTTGAACTGGCAGCACTCCAAAAAGAAGAACAGCGATACAACAGCATCAAAAAGTATATCCCGTTTGCCGACGATATTTACCAGCTTGAGAAACAACGCCGACGCGGTATCACTATGGATGGCAAGCAGGTGGCTTTACAGCTTACAGCCATCCTGAAACAACTCAAAGAGGACACTATCGCATTTGCTAAACTAACAGCGTTGGATATGCCCCTTGCCATCACAACACAGCAGGCAGTAAGCGGACTCAAAAGCAGGCTCAAAAATTTTTACGATTTTTATGATACTTACGACCCCATGTTTACCTGGTGGGTACCCACCCCATATAAAGGTTTGGATAGCGCTTTAACTTTATACGGCAAGCAGATTATCAAAAAGGCTAAATTTAGTACCACGCAAAAACCCGATAGCAGTGGCATTAAGGGCGTGCCAATTGGCAGGGACGACCTGATTAGCCAGTTAAATGCCGAAATGATACCGTACACGCCCGAGGAACTGATTCACTTGGCCAACAAGGAGTTTGCCTGGTGCGATAAGGAAATGCTCAAGGCATCGCAGGAAATGGGCTTTGGCAATGATTGGAAAAAGGCGCTGGAAAAAGTGAAAAACAGTTATGTTGATCCGGGTAAACAGCCTGAGCTGATTTTAAAGCTATACAACGATGCTATTAACTTTATCAAAGCAAAAGATTTAATTACCATACCGCCCCTGGCCGAGGAAACCTGGGGAATGGTTATGATGACACCGCAAAGGCAATTGGTGAACCCTTTTTTTACCGGAGGAAAAGAGATCAGTATATCTTACCCTACCAGTAACATGGCTGAGGGCGATAAACTGATGAGTATGCGGGGAAACAACCCGTATTTTTCGCGCGGAACAGTACAGCACGAATTGATACCGGGCCATAACCTGCAATATTTTACTAATAGCCGTTACAAAGCTTACAGGCAGGATTTTGCCACGCCATTCGCTATCGAAGGCTGGTCGTTATATTGGGAGCTGCTGCTTTATGACCAGGGTTTCGCCAAAACACCAGAGGAACGCATAGGCATGTTATTCTGGCGGATGCACCGCTGCGCCCGCATTATTTTTTCGCTCAATTACCACCTGGGCAATTGGACCCCTCAGCAGTGCATCAACTTTTTGGTAGATAGGGTAGGCCACGAAAAGGCCAATGCCGAGGGTGAAGTAAGGCGCTCTTTTGAAGGCGGATATAGCCCACTTTACCAGGTGGCCTACCTGATTGGCGGACTGCAACTGATGAGCCTGAAAAAGGAATTGGTAGACAGCGGCAAAATGACCTACAAACAATATAACGATGCCGTTATCCATGAAAATCTAATCCCCATCGAGATGGTACGGGCAACCTTAAGAGGCGCACCGCTGAACAAGGACTTCAACACCAACTGGAAATTTTACAATTTCAATCAATAACTCACTCAATCAACAAATCAATCAATAACAAAACCCCTCTGGCAATCCATGGATGATAACACTACTTTCAAACCTTCGCTAAGACTGATAGATGCCACCATGCTGGTAGCCGGCAGCATGATAGGCTCCGGTATATTTATAGTTAGTGCCGATATTACCCGTAATGTGGGTAGTACAGGCTGGCTGATATTTGTTTGGCTGATTACCGGGTTTATGACCCTTACTGCCGCTCTTAGTTATGGCGAGTTAAGTGCCATGTATCCCAAAGCAGGCGGCCAGTATGTTTATTTGAAAGAAGCCTATGGCTCCTTAGTAGGTTTTTTATATGGGTGGAGCTTTTTTACCGTAATACAAACTGCTACTATAGCCGCAGTGGGTGTGGCTTTCTCCAAGTTTATGGCTTACCTGGTTCCGGCTGTAAGTGAAGATCATGTTTTGTTTAAAATACCTTTAGGTAACTATACGTTTGTTTTTAACGCCGCTCAGCTGGTATCAATCATCTTAATCATCCTGCTTACAGCTATCAATACCCAGGGCATCAAAAGCGGAAAGCGGATTCAAACTACCTTCACTTTAACCAAGCTGCTCAGTTTATTCGGCCTGATCATTTTCGGGTTTATCGCTCTGAAAGGCGATGTCTGGAAAGCAAACTGGAGCGGGGCATGGAACCTGCACGGGTTGATGAAAGGCGGCGGTATTCAGTCTTATACAACGGTTGCTGCTCTGGGTGCAATCGCCTCGTCCATGGTAGGCTCTATTTTCAGCAGCGACTCGTGGAATAATGTAACTTTTATTGCCGGCGAGATCCGCAATCCTAAACGGAACATCGGGCTAAGCCTGGCCTTGGGCACCTTATTGGTTACCGTAATTTACATTGTCACTAATATCATGTACACGGGCGTTCTCTCGCTTCATGAAATAGCTACTGCCGATAAAGACAGGGTGGCGGTGGCTGCTTCGCAACATATATTTGGCAGCGCAGGTACTGTCATCATTGCGGTGCTCATCATGGTATCAACTTTTGGTTGTAACAATGGCTTAATTATGGCTGGGGCCAGGGTGTATTTTTCGATGGCTAAAGACAAGTTGTTTTTTAACAAAGCGGGCGTTTTAAATAAAAATTCGGTACCGGGTTATGGCCTCTGGGTGCAGTGCTTATTTGCGTGCCTCTGGGGCCTTAGCGGTAAGTATGGCGATCTGCTGGATATGATCTCGTTTGTGGTAGTTGTATTTTATATGCTCACCATCATCGGTATCTTTATTTTACGTAAAAAATACCCCAACGCCGAGCGCCCCTACAAGGCTTTTGGGTACCCGGTGCTGCCCATTTTATATGTGGTAATGGGGCTGGCTTTCTGTATTTTGCTCATTAAATTTAAGCCTAACTATACCTGGCCCGGACTAATCATCACCTTGGCGGGTATACCTGCATATTACCTGATTATGCGCCGCCAAAAAACATTAAATCCCTTACCGCAACCCTTAGAAGGTCCGCTTGTTGAATAAACACCGGTAGGCGCGCGCCTTCCATAAAACACATATCATCATTACAAAAACCGAGGCCAATATCTGTATGATACTGGCCTCGGTTTTTGTTTTATATAGCTTTCGCTTTTTGTTTCAGCCACAATTGTTCGTCGGTACTTAAATGTGGGCTTAATTTGTCATAAACCATCTGGTGATAGTTATTGAGCCACGCAACATTACTGCTTTCCAATAAATCCTTTTTTACCAAAGCGGTGTCTATTAGCGCCAGCGTTAAAGTTTCAAACGCATAAAACTCGGCAAAATCATTAACGGTATGGCTAACGGTTAATACCAGGTTTTCAATCCTTACGCCATGTTTGCCGGGCCTGTATATTCCAGGCTCAATAGACGTGATCATGCCTGTTTGCAGCGGTACAGCAGTATTGGCCGGACTTAAAGTCTGCGGCCCCTCGTGTACATTCAGATAAAAGCCTATGCCGTGCCCGGTGCCGTGCCCGTAATTAATAGCGTGTTCCCATAGTGAAC
Proteins encoded in this window:
- a CDS encoding DUF885 family protein; its protein translation is MIYLRKDSVLNTYRFLILAIAFFGTIACCFATAAAQTMATAGMYEQASEVSGTVVRYGQDITALQEYYWPYKLNLKEEEQYKDRVLNSPEQRKRLVEINNDYLKQLDKIDFNSISIYGKVDYILLKKKINFELAALQKEEQRYNSIKKYIPFADDIYQLEKQRRRGITMDGKQVALQLTAILKQLKEDTIAFAKLTALDMPLAITTQQAVSGLKSRLKNFYDFYDTYDPMFTWWVPTPYKGLDSALTLYGKQIIKKAKFSTTQKPDSSGIKGVPIGRDDLISQLNAEMIPYTPEELIHLANKEFAWCDKEMLKASQEMGFGNDWKKALEKVKNSYVDPGKQPELILKLYNDAINFIKAKDLITIPPLAEETWGMVMMTPQRQLVNPFFTGGKEISISYPTSNMAEGDKLMSMRGNNPYFSRGTVQHELIPGHNLQYFTNSRYKAYRQDFATPFAIEGWSLYWELLLYDQGFAKTPEERIGMLFWRMHRCARIIFSLNYHLGNWTPQQCINFLVDRVGHEKANAEGEVRRSFEGGYSPLYQVAYLIGGLQLMSLKKELVDSGKMTYKQYNDAVIHENLIPIEMVRATLRGAPLNKDFNTNWKFYNFNQ
- a CDS encoding AraC family transcriptional regulator; translation: MKVLQFTIPVAHDKSVIIDQVELPYHYPYLHRHKEAQITWIQQGEGTLIAGNNMHDYKPGDIFLIGANLPHLFKSNPEYFKPGNNRGIKALTLFFNPDGILAALFSLPEMKAFKIFLQQHQQGFKIPDQQYQPVTQFMNAVKNTTGPDQLMQFLNLLKSMLAINTKLEPLSSYGDIPAITENEGIRIGNIYNYIMQNYSEPITLEDVAKAAYMTSESFCRYFKKHTGHTFISFLNEIRINEACKKLTAHKFESISTVAYKCGFKSITNFNRVFKCVIGTSPREYLDNYINNVSNATKIAS
- a CDS encoding APC family permease, coding for MDDNTTFKPSLRLIDATMLVAGSMIGSGIFIVSADITRNVGSTGWLIFVWLITGFMTLTAALSYGELSAMYPKAGGQYVYLKEAYGSLVGFLYGWSFFTVIQTATIAAVGVAFSKFMAYLVPAVSEDHVLFKIPLGNYTFVFNAAQLVSIILIILLTAINTQGIKSGKRIQTTFTLTKLLSLFGLIIFGFIALKGDVWKANWSGAWNLHGLMKGGGIQSYTTVAALGAIASSMVGSIFSSDSWNNVTFIAGEIRNPKRNIGLSLALGTLLVTVIYIVTNIMYTGVLSLHEIATADKDRVAVAASQHIFGSAGTVIIAVLIMVSTFGCNNGLIMAGARVYFSMAKDKLFFNKAGVLNKNSVPGYGLWVQCLFACLWGLSGKYGDLLDMISFVVVVFYMLTIIGIFILRKKYPNAERPYKAFGYPVLPILYVVMGLAFCILLIKFKPNYTWPGLIITLAGIPAYYLIMRRQKTLNPLPQPLEGPLVE